In Drosophila subpulchrella strain 33 F10 #4 breed RU33 chromosome 3R, RU_Dsub_v1.1 Primary Assembly, whole genome shotgun sequence, the following are encoded in one genomic region:
- the LOC119554359 gene encoding uncharacterized protein LOC119554359 — protein sequence MSGYQYLDVKLKLRDPDSVTLTPVFLCGCILNSLASIFGEIGGQTALEIVKFSSSQKRSIFRVPEAFLERVRIAISLIGYYQEEPCHFQVLSTSRKPLDFEEPDAEFIAFN from the exons ATGAGTGGTTACCAATACCTGGACGTGAAGCT AAAACTCCGTGATCCAGATTCCGTGACCTTGACGCCCGTTTTCCTCTGCGGCTGCATCCTCAACTCCTTGGCCAGTATTTTCGGCGAAATCGGTGGCCAAACCGCGCTGGAAATCGTGAAATTCAGCTCTAGCCAAAAGCGATCAATTTTCCGGGTGCCCGAGGCTTTCCTGGAACGCGTACGCATAGCCATATCCCTGATAGGCTACTACCAGGAGGAGCCTTGCCATTTCCAGGTGCTCAGCACATCCCGGAAGCCATTGGATTTCGAGGAACCCGACGCGGAATTCATAGCATTTAACTAG
- the LOC119554338 gene encoding mitochondrial intermembrane space import and assembly protein 40, with amino-acid sequence MSFSYCKEYGKDKVIFVTKEDHATASTIELPPPEQPEGVITKDGKINWSCPCLGGMATGPCGVDFREAFSCFQNSTADPKGSDCYEAFTKMRDCFQKYPTVYNKSGGDDDDDDAMGDALDTDAGSIGGQNADPLADVGNPGGGDEAVTPKSNSVVPKA; translated from the coding sequence ATGTCGTTTTCCTACTGCAAGGAGTACGGCAAGGACAaggtgatcttcgtcaccaAGGAGGACCATGCCACGGCCAGCACCATCGAGCTGCCGCCACCGGAACAGCCGGAGGGTGTGATCACCAAGGACGGCAAGATCAACTGGAGTTGTCCCTGCCTGGGTGGAATGGCCACCGGTCCCTGTGGCGTCGACTTCCGCGAGGCCTTCTCCTGCTTCCAGAACAGCACCGCCGATCCCAAGGGATCCGACTGCTACGAGGCCTTCACCAAGATGCGCGACTGCTTCCAGAAGTATCCCACCGTGTACAACAAGTCAGGCGGCgatgacgacgacgatgaTGCCATGGGCGATGCCTTGGACACGGATGCTGGGTCTATTGGCGGCCAGAACGCAGATCCGCTGGCGGATGTGGGCAATCCTGGAGGCGGCGATGAGGCGGTGACACCCAAGAGCAACTCAGTGGTGCCCAAGGCCTAG